The following DNA comes from Vibrio gigantis.
CTGAAGACCGCTTAGCGAAAAAGCGTGAGATCCAAGAGTTAGCGAATAACTTCTTGCACTTGGCCAACTCTCAAGACGAGTCGGGTAACTACACATTTGCAGGCACTAAGCCGAAAAATCAACCTTTCTTTCGCGATAACGAAGGAAATGTGACGTATCAAGGTGATGACTATCAACGCAAGATGCGTGTCGCAAGCAGCTTCGAAATGGCAATGAACGACCCGGGCAGCAAGATGTTTATGGAAATAGATAATCCGTTCGGTGACTATGAACCTCAATATGAGCTTGAACCGGCATCTGAGTTATTACTCGGGCGTGCGACCAACAGTGCTCAAGATGGTTCCACTTATAAAGTGACTTTCGTCGATATGCAGACAGGTAAATTTGCTTATCAACTTGAAAAAGATGGCTCGGTGGTTGCCGCTGAAGATTTTGACCCTTCAACTGGCATTGTTTATGAAGGGCTAAATATTCAAATTAAAGGCCAAATTACTAAGGGTGACGCCATCACCTTAGAACCGAGAGAGACATTCTCTATCTTTGATACGTTCAAAGAAGCCGCAGAACAGGCAGAAAACCCGGTGTCGGATGCATCAGCAACGGCGAAATTGCACCAAGTGACAGAAGAGTTCCATGCTGCGTTCATTCACTTGACGAAGGCGAGAACCGATGTGGGTGCACGCTTGAGTACATTGGATATTCAAGAGCAGCAACATGAAGATTTTAAGTTGTCTTTAGCGAAAGCAAAAAGCAACTTTGAAGACTTGGATTATTCGAAAGCCATCATTGAATTCAATGAAAACTCTCGAGCACTCCAAGCTTCACAACAAGCGTTTGGCAAAACAAAAGACCTAACCTTGTTTAACTATATTTAATGATCAATCGGTATTTAGTGGTGAACTGCTAAATACCACGGAGTCGATTCTTTGCCTTATGTGCTATGCCATACGTGCGAATGACTTCAAAGATTGCCGTTTATTCGTACGAAACCTAGTGTTTCCTGATATAGCGGCAAAAAACGGCAATAAGCGGGTAGGGGTCGTTTCATCCTCTAGAAGTAAACAATCATAATCGCGTTTAATTTTCTGTAAGTTTTTGATTATTAGTAAATAAAAAAATCATTTATACAAAATTAAACTTGGCATACAACTTGTATCTGTGTTGGTTATAAATGATTAATACAGATCTTAAACCCTGAATAGGGTTTATCGAGTAATACACGGTCAGTGCTTATCCATATGAGAGTAAAGCTGGCCGCTTCGCAGAAAGTTTGCGAACTCATAAGGAGAGCAAAATGGCTATCAATGTAAGCACTAACGTATCTGCTATGACAGCACAACGTTATCTGAATAAAGCGTCTAATGACCTAGCGACTTCTATGGAGCGTTTGTCATCTGGTCACAAAATCAACAGCGCGAAAGACGATGCAGCAGGTCTGCAAATCTCGAACCGCTTAACAGCGCAATCTCGTGGTCTTGATGTGGCAATGCGCAATGCTAACGACGGTATTTCAATTGCCCAAACCGCTGAAGGCGCGATGAACGAATCGACTAACGTGCTACAACGTATGCGTGATCTAGCGATTCAATCATCAAATGGCACCAACTCTCCGGCAGAGCGTACAGCACTGAACGAAGAGTCTATGGCACTTCAAGATGAGCTTAACCGTATCGCAGAGACAACGTCTTTTGGTGGTCGTCGTCTATTGAACGGCACATTTGGTGAAGCGTCGTTCCAGATCGGTGCTAGTTCAGGTGAAGCGATGATTATGGGGCTTACTAGCATACGTGCAGATGATTTCCGCATGGGTGGTACTACGTTTGATTCAGAAAATGCAAAGGATAAGAGCTGGGAAGTTCCCGCACAAGCTCGTGATCTAAAGTTCGAATTCAAGACTAAAGCGGGCGAAGACATCATCCTAGATATCAACACCAAAGCGGGTGACGATATTGAAGAACTGGCGACTTACATTAATGGTCAATCTGATCTAGTGAATGCATCGGTTACTGATGAAGGCCGTTTACAGCTGTTTGTTGCTGAACCTGATCTTGAGGGTTCAATGTCTATCTCTGGTGGACTAGCATCTGAGCTAGGTATTAAGAGTGAAGGCCGCACAACATCTGTTCAAGACATCAGTCTAACAAGTGTTGCTGGCTCACAGAACGCTATCAGTGTGATTGATTCTGCAATGAAGTACGTAGATTCACAGCGTGCTGATTTGGGTGCGAAACAGAACCGTCTAAGCCACAGTATTAATAACTTGGCAAACGTACAAGAGAACGTCGACGCTTCAAACAGCCGAATCAAAGATACGGACTTTGCGAAAGAGACGACGCAAATGACCAAGTCACAAATTCTGCAACAAGCAGGTACTTCGATACTTGCTCAAGCAAAACAGTTGCCTAACTCTGCAATGACACTATTGCAATAGTTATTGGTTGAACTTGCTGCTCGTGTTCAGACGTGAGCCATGCAGCAAGGGAAACTGGCAAGCATACTTACTATGAGTGTTTAGCTCTCTCATCTCTCACCTGCTATTCATTTTTACGGTAAGAATGCAACGGCGCGTCAGAAATGTGTTCATTTCTCGATGATCTCCACACAGGCTCTGACCTGCCAACTAGCCCCGGTTCTCTCAAAGGAAAAGGGGCTTTTTCCTTTCTGCTTTTATCTCACTGTTTCCTATCTTTCTGATTTCTAAATTTTTGTTTTCCTGTCTTTTGCGTTTCCCCTGGCTTCTAACTTTAGGTTTCTGATCTTTAACGTTCAATTCGACCCATTTTCTTCGTTACAAATGTTCTGCTTGGCTAGATGAATTGCACAATCTTTATGCCCACCTGCGATTTTTGGTGATTGATCATTTCTGAGGGTTGACCAATTTTAACGACAGTTAGCGTGTTTTTTGAACAAAGCAGGATCTTTACCTCATTAAATCCCAAAGCGGCTTTAGAAAAGCGTTAAAGTTAACCTTATGATAAATATAGGATTAATATTTTATTTGTGGTTTTTTTAAAGTTTTTCTAAAGCTTCGGGATTTTGAGCCGTTATTAAAAGTAACTTTGAGAGAACTACTTGGTTTTCCGAGACGTCGGAAACCGCTATACCGGAAAATCAATTGGAGAAATCACCATGGCAGTGAATGTAAATACAAACGTTTCAGCGATGACAGCGCAACGTTACCTAAACAACGCAAACAGCGCACAACAAACATCAATGGAGCGCCTAGCTTCAGGTTCTAAAATCAACAGCGCAAAAGATGACGCTGCGGGCCTACAAATCTCTAACCGTTTGAACGTTCAGAGCCGCGGCCTTGATGTTGCTGTCCGTAACGCGAATGACGGTATCTCAATTGCACAAACTGCTGAAGGTGCAATGAACGAGACAACCAACATCCTGCAACGTATGCGTGATTTGTCTCTACAATCTTCAAACGGCTCAAACTCAAAATCTGAGCGTGTAGCGATTCAAGAAGAAGTAACAGCACTGAACGACGAACTAAACCGTATCGCGGAAACCACGTCATTTGGTGGCAACAAACTGCTTAACGGTACTCACGGTACTAAATCATTCCAAATTGGTGCGGATAACGGTGAAGCGGTAATGCTTCAACTGAAAGACATGCGCTCTGATAACGCTCAGATGGGTGGTAAGAGCTACCAAACTGAAAACGCGAAAGATAAAGACTGGAACGTTCAAGCGGGCTCTAACGACCTAAAACTGTCGTTCACTGACAACTTTGGTCAAGCACAAGAAATCGACATCAACGCAAAAGCGGGTGACGACATCGAAGAGCTAGCGACTTACATCAACGGTCAACAAGATTCTGTTAAAGCGTCTGTTACTGAAGACGGCAAGCTACAAATGTTTGCTGGTAATAACAAGGTTGAAGGTAGTGTTGATTTTTCTGGTTCACTTGCAGGTGAACTAGGCATGCAAGCGGGTAAAGAAGTAACGGTTGATACAATCGACGTAACGTCTGTTGG
Coding sequences within:
- a CDS encoding flagellin, with the protein product MAINVSTNVSAMTAQRYLNKASNDLATSMERLSSGHKINSAKDDAAGLQISNRLTAQSRGLDVAMRNANDGISIAQTAEGAMNESTNVLQRMRDLAIQSSNGTNSPAERTALNEESMALQDELNRIAETTSFGGRRLLNGTFGEASFQIGASSGEAMIMGLTSIRADDFRMGGTTFDSENAKDKSWEVPAQARDLKFEFKTKAGEDIILDINTKAGDDIEELATYINGQSDLVNASVTDEGRLQLFVAEPDLEGSMSISGGLASELGIKSEGRTTSVQDISLTSVAGSQNAISVIDSAMKYVDSQRADLGAKQNRLSHSINNLANVQENVDASNSRIKDTDFAKETTQMTKSQILQQAGTSILAQAKQLPNSAMTLLQ
- a CDS encoding flagellin produces the protein MAVNVNTNVSAMTAQRYLNNANSAQQTSMERLASGSKINSAKDDAAGLQISNRLNVQSRGLDVAVRNANDGISIAQTAEGAMNETTNILQRMRDLSLQSSNGSNSKSERVAIQEEVTALNDELNRIAETTSFGGNKLLNGTHGTKSFQIGADNGEAVMLQLKDMRSDNAQMGGKSYQTENAKDKDWNVQAGSNDLKLSFTDNFGQAQEIDINAKAGDDIEELATYINGQQDSVKASVTEDGKLQMFAGNNKVEGSVDFSGSLAGELGMQAGKEVTVDTIDVTSVGGAQESVAIIDAALKYVDSHRAELGAFQNRFDHAISNLDNINENVNASKSRIKDTDFAKETTQMTKSQILSQASSSILAQAKQAPNSALSLLG
- the flgL gene encoding flagellar hook-associated protein FlgL is translated as MLNRISSFHNYQSVQNDLRRQENKVHHNQAQLASGKKLQSPSDDPLATHYLQNIGQQSEQLKQYVDAITLVRNRLEHHEVLVSNTEGFADEAKRTVMEMINGALSPEDRLAKKREIQELANNFLHLANSQDESGNYTFAGTKPKNQPFFRDNEGNVTYQGDDYQRKMRVASSFEMAMNDPGSKMFMEIDNPFGDYEPQYELEPASELLLGRATNSAQDGSTYKVTFVDMQTGKFAYQLEKDGSVVAAEDFDPSTGIVYEGLNIQIKGQITKGDAITLEPRETFSIFDTFKEAAEQAENPVSDASATAKLHQVTEEFHAAFIHLTKARTDVGARLSTLDIQEQQHEDFKLSLAKAKSNFEDLDYSKAIIEFNENSRALQASQQAFGKTKDLTLFNYI